A window from Bacteroidales bacterium encodes these proteins:
- the proB gene encoding glutamate 5-kinase, with the protein MQKRIVIKIGSNVITDSEDLIDKKRLSLLVAQTVALYEKGIDVLLVSSGAVAIGKLNKKKISKNIDIISERQIYASIGQIKLMETYCNLFSKYGITCGQILVTKEDFIDRKRYLNIRNCTENLLKNKIIPIVNENDVISINELMFTDNDELSGLFANMIGADDLYILTNVDGIYDGNPNDFDSKVIKFIIKDISDIIKSSSREKSEFGRGGIITKYNTAYKTSKLGVNVFIANGTKNNIITDLYNRNAVSTMFPASKKTLGVKKWLAYSDEIAEGELYIDKKAKEALQSNLATSLLLVGVNEIKNNFKKGALVKIIDENNKVIGVGISNYDSDEAKKLMGKKNIKPIVHYDYLHLTANK; encoded by the coding sequence GTGCAAAAGCGGATAGTAATAAAAATTGGCTCAAACGTAATAACAGACAGTGAAGATTTAATTGATAAAAAAAGATTATCACTTTTGGTTGCCCAAACAGTTGCTCTTTATGAAAAAGGAATAGATGTGTTGTTGGTGTCTTCGGGAGCAGTTGCAATCGGAAAACTTAATAAAAAAAAAATATCGAAAAATATTGATATAATTTCGGAACGTCAGATTTATGCTTCAATCGGGCAAATTAAATTAATGGAAACTTATTGCAACCTTTTTTCTAAGTACGGAATCACCTGCGGGCAAATACTTGTTACAAAAGAAGATTTTATTGACAGAAAACGTTATCTGAATATAAGAAATTGCACCGAAAATCTGTTGAAAAATAAAATAATTCCGATAGTAAATGAGAATGATGTTATTTCTATTAATGAATTAATGTTTACCGATAATGATGAGCTTTCGGGACTTTTCGCAAATATGATTGGTGCTGATGACTTATATATTCTAACAAATGTAGATGGCATATACGATGGTAATCCAAATGACTTTGACTCGAAAGTAATTAAGTTCATCATTAAAGATATTTCCGATATAATTAAAAGTTCATCTCGGGAAAAATCGGAATTCGGAAGAGGCGGGATTATTACAAAATATAATACTGCATACAAAACATCAAAACTGGGAGTAAATGTTTTTATTGCCAACGGTACAAAAAACAACATAATTACCGATTTGTATAATCGAAATGCTGTTTCTACAATGTTTCCCGCAAGCAAAAAAACTCTGGGAGTAAAAAAATGGCTTGCATACTCCGATGAAATTGCAGAAGGAGAATTGTATATTGACAAAAAAGCAAAAGAGGCCTTGCAATCAAATCTTGCTACCAGCTTGCTTTTAGTTGGTGTTAATGAAATAAAAAATAATTTTAAGAAAGGTGCTTTAGTTAAAATAATTGATGAAAATAATAAAGTAATAGGTGTTGGAATTTCAAATTATGATTCTGATGAAGCAAAAAAATTAATGGGCAAAAAAAATATTAAGCCGATTGTGCATTACGATTATTTGCATTTAACAGCAAATAAATAA
- a CDS encoding outer membrane lipoprotein carrier protein LolA, which produces MKKIFLIITMGIFAFNTTKAQPQVDLKAKAILDGVSAKTKTYTSMSIDFSYSIENKTQKIKDSQQGTLIIKGDKYCLEIAKQKVFSDGKTVWTYLKDSKEIQINNPSNDDEAINPQSIFTLWEKGFRYKLIKEEMQNNVMVQIVDLVPIKGKSYFKVRIIIDKLKKQVLKAIVYDKNGNIYTYKVNKFNSNINTNDATFTFNKANYPGVEVIDLR; this is translated from the coding sequence ATGAAAAAAATATTTTTGATTATTACAATGGGGATTTTTGCTTTTAATACGACGAAAGCGCAGCCACAGGTCGATTTGAAAGCAAAAGCAATCCTGGATGGTGTGTCTGCAAAAACAAAAACATACACATCAATGTCAATTGATTTTAGCTATTCTATTGAAAATAAAACACAAAAAATAAAAGATTCACAGCAGGGAACCCTTATCATTAAGGGAGATAAATATTGCCTCGAAATTGCCAAGCAAAAGGTATTTTCTGATGGTAAAACCGTTTGGACATATCTGAAAGATTCCAAGGAAATTCAAATAAATAACCCATCAAACGATGATGAAGCAATAAATCCGCAATCAATTTTTACACTTTGGGAAAAGGGATTTCGCTACAAACTTATTAAAGAGGAAATGCAGAATAATGTGATGGTGCAGATAGTAGACCTCGTTCCGATAAAAGGAAAATCATATTTCAAAGTGCGCATCATCATTGATAAATTAAAAAAGCAAGTTTTAAAAGCAATAGTTTATGATAAAAATGGAAATATATATACTTATAAAGTAAATAAATTCAATTCTAACATAAATACAAACGATGCCACTTTCACATTTAACAAAGCTAATTACCCTGGAGTTGAAGTTATAGATTTAAGGTGA
- a CDS encoding ORF6N domain-containing protein — MNKISVKIIVPEEVIINKIYFIRGKKMMLDKDIAKIYGVQPIRLREQVKRNKERFPEKFMIQLTEEEVELMVSQNAIPSKKQLGGSLPYAFTEHGVLMLANVLKNERAIQMSIYIIDIFVKLREIALSHKDILLKLVQLEKKITKHDDEIEIIFNTLKELIKPPIQERKKIGYKLP; from the coding sequence ATGAATAAAATATCAGTTAAAATAATAGTTCCTGAAGAAGTGATCATAAATAAGATTTATTTTATCAGAGGAAAGAAAATGATGTTAGATAAGGACATTGCAAAAATATATGGAGTACAACCAATAAGATTAAGAGAGCAAGTAAAACGAAATAAAGAAAGATTTCCGGAAAAATTCATGATTCAACTTACTGAAGAAGAAGTTGAACTCATGGTATCGCAAAATGCGATACCTTCGAAAAAGCAATTAGGTGGCTCTTTACCTTATGCTTTTACCGAACATGGTGTATTGATGTTAGCAAATGTATTAAAAAATGAAAGGGCTATTCAGATGAGTATATACATTATAGATATCTTTGTAAAGCTACGTGAAATTGCACTTTCACATAAAGACATACTGTTAAAGCTCGTTCAATTGGAGAAAAAAATCACTAAACATGATGATGAAATTGAAATAATATTCAACACTTTAAAAGAACTGATAAAACCACCGATTCAAGAAAGAAAGAAAATAGGATACAAACTCCCCTGA
- a CDS encoding endonuclease/exonuclease/phosphatase family protein, protein MTFIKNLILSVVSIIILLLVIGSIFFYLFIKNEYKPKLLESLKFEGNAITEIGKDTLSILTWNIGYCGLGAESDFFYEGGKDVIPEEKFYKKNVESIANFFYKIDSVDFILMQEIDKNSKRSYYLDQFDMLSKVLYHYGHSFAINYNSFFVPEPVSNPYGKVLSGIGIFSKYEPFISAKYNFGNDAEWPKSLFFPDRCFMLMRYKLPNCCRDLVLINTHNSYFDSAIKHEEKLEKLKKVILSEYKKGNYVIVGGDWNSVPPDYNLKNSYVKTTVPKAFSDAGWKWEYDKNHPTNRSVNMPYNSKKSKTATLDFFLTSPNIETVSIKCIDLKFQNSDHQPVLIKIKVK, encoded by the coding sequence ATGACTTTTATTAAAAATTTAATATTAAGTGTCGTTTCAATTATAATATTATTATTGGTAATTGGCTCCATTTTCTTTTATCTTTTCATTAAAAATGAATATAAACCCAAATTGCTGGAATCGCTGAAATTTGAAGGAAATGCAATTACCGAAATTGGAAAAGACACCCTTTCGATTTTAACATGGAATATAGGATACTGTGGACTCGGAGCTGAGTCGGATTTTTTTTATGAAGGAGGAAAAGATGTAATTCCAGAAGAAAAATTTTACAAAAAAAATGTAGAATCAATTGCAAACTTTTTTTACAAAATAGATTCAGTTGATTTTATTCTCATGCAGGAAATTGACAAAAATTCTAAAAGAAGTTATTATCTCGACCAATTTGACATGCTTTCGAAAGTACTTTATCATTATGGGCATTCTTTTGCTATTAACTATAATTCATTTTTTGTTCCAGAACCTGTTTCTAATCCTTATGGTAAAGTATTAAGCGGAATTGGAATTTTTTCAAAATACGAACCGTTTATTTCGGCAAAATATAATTTTGGCAATGATGCAGAATGGCCGAAATCATTGTTTTTCCCTGACAGGTGTTTTATGCTGATGCGATACAAACTTCCGAATTGTTGCAGAGATTTGGTTTTGATAAATACTCACAATTCATATTTTGACAGTGCTATAAAACATGAGGAAAAACTTGAAAAACTCAAAAAAGTTATTCTTTCGGAATACAAAAAAGGAAATTACGTTATCGTTGGTGGCGACTGGAATAGTGTGCCCCCTGATTACAATTTGAAGAATAGTTATGTGAAAACAACCGTTCCTAAAGCATTTTCCGATGCGGGATGGAAATGGGAATACGATAAAAATCATCCGACTAACCGTAGTGTTAATATGCCGTACAATTCAAAAAAATCAAAAACTGCGACACTCGATTTTTTTCTCACTTCACCAAATATTGAAACTGTCAGCATCAAATGCATTGACCTTAAATTCCAAAATTCCGACCATCAGCCGGTTCTAATTAAAATAAAAGTAAAATAA
- a CDS encoding thioesterase family protein produces MELKIKEGIKGYLEQIVTEKDSASKYGSGMVDVFATPAMVALIESTAMKSVLPHLPEGYNTVGIEISVKHLKATPLGMKVWCETSLTKVDGKKLVFNVNAFDEKGEIGSGTHTRYIIETASFMQNLKG; encoded by the coding sequence ATGGAACTAAAAATAAAAGAAGGCATAAAGGGCTATTTAGAGCAAATAGTAACAGAAAAAGATTCGGCATCAAAATATGGTTCGGGCATGGTTGATGTTTTTGCAACACCTGCAATGGTTGCATTAATAGAAAGTACTGCAATGAAAAGTGTTTTGCCGCATCTGCCAGAAGGATATAATACTGTTGGAATTGAAATAAGCGTAAAACACCTTAAAGCCACGCCTCTCGGAATGAAGGTTTGGTGTGAAACATCATTAACTAAAGTTGATGGTAAAAAACTTGTATTCAACGTAAATGCATTTGATGAAAAAGGAGAAATAGGAAGCGGAACACATACGCGTTATATCATTGAAACAGCATCATTCATGCAAAATCTGAAAGGTTGA
- a CDS encoding HNH endonuclease: MIRLFHNEKWTEFKKNDYDPTLRYAITDYGRVISYTDKIENGRILKIGTVEGYKIFRYTMYKNENNKLIKGKRKHLFVHRLVAEHFLPKKSDDKIFVLHLDHSRDNNYVENLQWATKAEMLEHSKKSPLVIEARKNRSGNMKTKGPKLTATQVLFIKKKLLDPNRKTRLRIIAKQFGVSEMALYRIKTGENWGHIVVPT; the protein is encoded by the coding sequence ATGATACGACTTTTTCACAACGAAAAGTGGACGGAATTCAAAAAAAACGACTATGATCCTACATTACGATATGCTATTACAGATTACGGACGAGTTATCAGTTATACTGACAAGATTGAAAACGGACGAATTCTAAAAATAGGGACAGTTGAAGGATATAAAATATTCCGATACACAATGTATAAAAACGAGAATAATAAATTAATAAAAGGTAAACGCAAGCATTTGTTTGTTCATAGACTCGTTGCGGAGCATTTCCTTCCTAAAAAATCAGATGATAAAATTTTTGTATTGCATTTAGACCACAGCAGAGACAATAACTACGTTGAAAACTTGCAGTGGGCAACAAAAGCAGAAATGCTGGAACATAGTAAAAAAAGTCCTCTTGTTATAGAAGCAAGAAAAAATCGTTCTGGAAACATGAAAACCAAAGGACCAAAACTGACTGCGACACAAGTTTTGTTTATCAAGAAAAAACTTTTAGATCCCAACCGTAAGACACGACTTAGAATTATTGCAAAACAATTTGGAGTTTCTGAAATGGCACTATATCGCATTAAGACAGGAGAAAATTGGGGACACATAGTCGTACCAACATAA
- the carA gene encoding glutamine-hydrolyzing carbamoyl-phosphate synthase small subunit: protein MFNFAKKNKKEFMQSQEIKLVLEDGTEFIGKSFGFNKSAAGEVVFNTAMTGYPENLTDPSYTGQILVATYPLIGNYGVPDEEKENGLLKYFESDKIRITALVISDYSFYYSHWNSNKSLANWLKENKIPGLYGIDTRALTKRLRKKGAMLGKIIYNGNKVDFYDPNKDDLLGQINTDKVIKYGNGKHKIILIDCGVKYNIIRCFIKRDCTVYRVPANYDFNKEDYDGLFISNGPGDPKMAETTINNVKKAFEKGKPVFGICLGCQIMALAAGADTYKLKYGHRSHNQPVLKIGTNRCYITSQNHGFAIDLKTLPAEWEPIFINVNDNTCEGIKHKTKPFFAVQFHPEASSGPTDTEYLFDEFLNLVKK from the coding sequence ATGTTTAATTTTGCAAAAAAAAATAAAAAAGAGTTCATGCAAAGTCAGGAAATAAAATTAGTTTTAGAAGACGGAACCGAATTTATTGGGAAATCATTCGGATTTAATAAATCGGCGGCGGGTGAAGTTGTCTTCAATACTGCCATGACGGGCTATCCCGAAAATTTAACCGACCCATCATATACGGGACAAATTCTGGTTGCCACATATCCGCTCATTGGTAATTACGGAGTTCCCGATGAAGAAAAAGAAAACGGACTTTTAAAATATTTCGAGTCAGATAAAATCAGAATTACAGCTCTTGTGATTTCCGATTATTCTTTTTATTACAGTCACTGGAATTCAAATAAAAGTTTGGCAAACTGGCTGAAAGAAAATAAAATTCCGGGCTTATATGGAATTGACACGAGGGCGTTGACAAAGCGATTGCGTAAAAAAGGAGCAATGCTCGGCAAAATAATATACAACGGAAATAAAGTTGATTTTTATGACCCGAATAAAGATGATTTGTTGGGTCAAATTAATACCGATAAAGTTATAAAATACGGAAACGGAAAACACAAAATCATACTTATTGATTGCGGTGTAAAATATAATATTATCAGATGTTTTATAAAACGCGACTGCACGGTTTACAGGGTTCCCGCAAATTATGATTTCAACAAAGAAGATTACGATGGACTGTTTATTTCAAATGGTCCAGGCGACCCTAAAATGGCAGAAACAACAATTAATAATGTGAAGAAAGCATTCGAAAAAGGAAAGCCCGTTTTCGGAATTTGCCTTGGCTGCCAAATAATGGCACTTGCCGCTGGCGCTGATACATATAAATTAAAATACGGACACAGAAGTCATAATCAACCTGTACTAAAAATCGGAACAAACAGATGTTATATAACATCGCAAAATCACGGATTTGCAATTGATTTAAAAACCTTACCTGCTGAATGGGAACCTATATTTATAAATGTTAACGACAATACCTGCGAAGGAATCAAGCATAAAACAAAACCATTTTTTGCAGTGCAGTTTCATCCAGAAGCATCAAGCGGACCAACCGATACAGAATATTTATTTGATGAATTTTTAAATTTGGTAAAAAAATAA
- the carB gene encoding carbamoyl-phosphate synthase (glutamine-hydrolyzing) large subunit — protein sequence MDKSIKKVIVLGSGALKIGEAGEFDYSGSQALKALREEGVKTILINPNIATIQTSENIADKVYFLPVIPYFVEKIIEKEKADGILLSFGGQTALNCGISLYKNKVFEKYNLKVLGTPIQAIIDTEDREIFIKKLNEINVETPKSVAVNNLEDAVKATGKLGYPIIIRAAYALGGLGSGFCNNESELKSLAAKAFSYSEQILVEESLKGWKEVEYEVVRDKYDNCITVCNMENFDPLGIHTGESIVVAPSQTLTNREYHKLRELSIRIIRHVGIIGECNVQFALDPESEDYRVIEVNARLSRSSALASKATGYPLAFVAAKLSLGYGLHELKNSITKTTTACFEPALDYIVCKIPRWDLNKFQGVSKQIGSSMKSVGEVMAIGRNFEEVIQKGLRMIGQGMHGFVGNSNLTFDNVEKELENPTDTRVFAIADALEKGYSVDKIHELTKIDRWFLVKLKILIDIKNDLTSYDSLQSLPKELLLEAKQSGFTDFQLARFVLRSSDENIGKDSLKVRSYRKENKIIPVVKQIDTLAAEYPAKTNYLYITYNGVENDIEFENDNKSVIVLGSGAYRIGSSVEFDWCSVNAINTIKEQGFRSIMINYNPETVSTDYDICDRLYFEELTFERVLDIIDMENPKGVILSVGGQIPNNLAMRLHGQKVNIIGTSPIDIDKAENRHKFSSLLDVMEIDQPRWKELSSVNDIFNFVDEVGFPVLVRPSYVLSGAAMNVVSNRNELEHFLTMAKNVSKQYPVVVSEFIQNAKEIEIDAVAKNGEILAYAISEHIEFAGVHSGDATMVFPPQKIYFETVRRIKKVTKRIAKELNIVGPFNIQFLAKDNDVMVIECNLRASRSFPFVSKVLKTNFIDIATKVMLGIDVKKLDKSIFDLDYIGIKAPQFSFSRLHKADPVIGVDMSSTGEVGCIGEDYYEALLKSMISVGYSIPEKNILLSTGPIEDKASMLDAAKLLMEKGYKLYATKGTQEFLAKNEVDATALHWPDEDKKPNTLDYLREKKIDLVINIPKNLSATELNNDYLIRRNAVDYNIPLITNARLAKAFIIAFCKMKINDIAIKSWDEYN from the coding sequence ATTGACAAAAGCATAAAAAAAGTTATAGTTCTTGGCTCGGGTGCTCTTAAAATCGGAGAAGCGGGTGAATTCGATTATTCGGGTTCGCAGGCATTGAAAGCATTACGTGAAGAAGGTGTAAAAACAATTTTAATTAATCCGAATATTGCTACAATCCAGACATCAGAGAACATTGCAGACAAAGTTTATTTCCTTCCTGTAATTCCATATTTTGTTGAAAAAATCATTGAAAAAGAAAAGGCAGATGGAATCCTGCTTTCGTTTGGCGGACAAACTGCTTTGAATTGCGGAATATCGCTTTATAAAAATAAAGTTTTTGAAAAATATAATTTAAAAGTTCTCGGCACTCCCATACAAGCCATTATTGACACCGAAGACAGGGAAATATTCATTAAAAAATTAAACGAAATAAATGTTGAAACGCCGAAAAGTGTTGCAGTAAATAATCTGGAAGATGCTGTGAAAGCGACAGGAAAACTCGGTTATCCGATAATCATTCGCGCTGCTTATGCTCTTGGCGGTTTGGGAAGCGGTTTTTGCAATAATGAAAGTGAACTTAAATCACTTGCTGCAAAAGCATTTTCATATTCGGAACAAATTCTTGTTGAAGAATCATTGAAGGGATGGAAGGAAGTAGAATACGAAGTTGTGAGAGATAAATACGACAATTGTATTACCGTTTGCAACATGGAAAATTTCGACCCGCTGGGAATTCATACGGGAGAAAGCATTGTAGTTGCTCCCTCGCAAACATTAACAAACAGGGAATATCACAAACTCCGCGAATTATCAATACGCATAATAAGACATGTTGGAATTATTGGCGAATGTAATGTGCAATTTGCACTTGACCCGGAATCGGAAGATTACAGGGTTATTGAGGTAAATGCACGACTGTCGCGTTCAAGCGCACTTGCATCAAAAGCTACGGGATATCCGCTGGCATTTGTTGCCGCTAAATTAAGTTTAGGATACGGATTACACGAATTAAAAAACAGCATAACCAAAACTACTACCGCATGCTTCGAGCCGGCTTTGGATTATATAGTTTGCAAAATACCTCGATGGGATTTGAATAAATTTCAAGGCGTTTCAAAACAAATTGGCAGCAGCATGAAAAGTGTGGGCGAAGTCATGGCAATTGGCAGAAATTTTGAAGAAGTAATTCAAAAGGGTTTGCGAATGATAGGTCAAGGAATGCATGGCTTTGTAGGAAATTCAAATTTAACTTTCGACAATGTTGAAAAAGAATTAGAAAATCCCACCGACACAAGAGTTTTTGCAATCGCCGATGCACTTGAAAAAGGATATTCAGTTGATAAAATACATGAACTCACTAAAATTGACAGATGGTTCCTTGTAAAACTAAAAATACTTATTGATATAAAAAATGATTTAACAAGTTATGATTCTCTCCAATCTCTTCCTAAAGAACTTCTTCTGGAGGCAAAGCAATCGGGTTTTACCGATTTTCAGCTTGCGAGATTTGTATTAAGAAGCAGCGATGAAAATATTGGAAAAGATTCTTTAAAAGTCAGAAGTTATAGAAAAGAAAATAAAATTATTCCTGTAGTAAAGCAAATAGATACTCTCGCTGCAGAATATCCTGCGAAAACAAATTATCTTTACATTACATACAATGGTGTTGAAAATGACATCGAGTTTGAAAATGATAATAAATCTGTTATTGTTCTTGGTTCGGGTGCATACAGAATAGGAAGCAGCGTTGAATTTGACTGGTGCAGCGTAAATGCCATAAATACCATAAAAGAACAGGGATTTCGTTCGATTATGATTAATTATAATCCAGAAACAGTCAGTACCGATTATGATATATGTGACAGATTATATTTTGAAGAACTTACTTTTGAACGCGTACTTGACATTATTGATATGGAAAATCCGAAAGGTGTTATATTGTCGGTGGGCGGGCAAATTCCGAATAACCTGGCAATGCGTTTGCATGGACAAAAAGTTAATATTATTGGTACTTCACCTATTGATATTGATAAAGCCGAAAACAGGCACAAGTTTTCATCGCTACTTGACGTGATGGAAATTGACCAGCCGCGATGGAAAGAACTTTCGAGCGTTAATGATATTTTTAATTTTGTTGACGAAGTAGGATTTCCTGTGCTTGTGCGTCCTTCTTACGTATTGTCGGGAGCTGCAATGAATGTTGTTTCTAATAGAAACGAACTCGAACATTTTCTTACTATGGCAAAAAATGTTTCAAAACAATATCCTGTTGTTGTTTCTGAATTCATTCAAAATGCTAAAGAAATAGAAATTGATGCAGTTGCAAAAAACGGCGAAATTTTAGCTTATGCTATTTCCGAACATATTGAATTTGCAGGAGTTCATTCAGGCGATGCAACAATGGTGTTTCCTCCCCAGAAAATATATTTCGAAACAGTAAGAAGAATAAAAAAAGTAACTAAAAGAATTGCCAAAGAACTGAATATCGTGGGTCCTTTTAATATTCAGTTTCTTGCAAAAGATAATGATGTGATGGTAATTGAATGTAATCTCAGGGCATCGCGAAGTTTTCCTTTTGTATCAAAAGTTCTTAAAACAAATTTTATTGACATTGCTACAAAAGTAATGCTTGGCATAGATGTTAAAAAGCTTGATAAATCTATTTTTGATTTGGATTATATTGGAATAAAAGCTCCGCAGTTTTCATTCTCACGTTTGCACAAAGCCGACCCGGTTATCGGAGTTGATATGTCATCAACCGGCGAAGTGGGCTGCATTGGTGAAGATTATTATGAAGCATTACTAAAATCAATGATTTCGGTGGGTTATTCCATTCCCGAAAAAAATATATTGCTTTCCACCGGTCCTATTGAAGACAAAGCATCAATGCTTGATGCCGCTAAACTGCTCATGGAAAAAGGATATAAACTTTATGCCACCAAAGGCACACAGGAGTTTCTGGCAAAAAATGAAGTTGATGCAACAGCATTGCATTGGCCCGATGAAGATAAAAAACCAAACACACTCGATTATCTGCGCGAAAAGAAAATTGACCTTGTAATAAATATTCCGAAAAATCTTTCGGCAACTGAACTTAATAATGATTACCTGATAAGGCGAAACGCCGTTGATTATAATATCCCTCTGATTACAAATGCACGGCTAGCGAAAGCATTTATTATTGCATTCTGTAAAATGAAAATTAATGATATTGCCATAAAAAGCTGGGACGAGTATAATTAA